The Microplitis mediator isolate UGA2020A chromosome 4, iyMicMedi2.1, whole genome shotgun sequence nucleotide sequence tcttaatttcaactgaaaattaaaaaataacattgttaattaattattagtaaaatatatacatatatatttagtgcAGTATTTTTACCTGAGCTCTATCGCTTGACGGTGCTCGGAATTCATCACCTTTATCCCGAGGCGTGTGACCTTTAACAAGGAAAATATCTTGAAACTTCTTCACTTCCCTTTTTTCTTTCTCCAAATCTtcttgcaattttttaattaaattctctgaTTTGTTAACCATTTCATCTCGATTCTTTTTGAAGCTTTCGAGCTCCCGCTCTTTTTCATCGATCGTATTCCTATATCTGCCTTCACAATCCTTCAATATTTCCAGTTctcttttataataattgacaGTTGATTTCATTTCTTCAATGtctttatcataattattatttttagtttgcaattttttattcaatttatccAACTCAGACAATTTCTCTTTAGCTTCATCGCGTTCTTTTATCATCTGCTTTAACTCCTTCTCCAGATCATCAGTAGCTCCTAATTTAATTGAtccttttatttctttttgcaAATCATAAATTTCTTTATCTTTCTCCCTCACTGTTTTTTCTAACTCTTCTATTTTACTctcaagtgattttttcgaTTCCTCGAGTTCTTGTCGCAGGATTTCTAGCTCCGATATCCGGGACTTGAGATTTTTCACCACTTCTTCAGCTTCGTCTACAGCCTTCTCCAGTTCTGCGATACGCGGCAGATGTTTTTCCCGACAGCAGTTCAAATCAGTTTCATAAATTTCCCTTGACTTCTTGAACTCTTCATTTTCACTCGAAAGCTCCTCAACTTTCTGTTCCATttcgattaatttaatatccaATTTTCCTTCAAGCTCTCGTTTCTTTTCGATAGACTCCAGCTGTGACTCCTTATCCTCTAGCTCATTCCTAATGCCGTCGGCTTGTCTCCTCGCTTCGGACAACTCATCCTTCACTTTCCTCAAGTCATTCTCGCAAGTTTCCTTCAGCTCTtccaactttttattttcattactgAGCTTCTCAATTTGTTGCTTCAACTCTTCAAATTCAATCtccattttttgttttatctccAACTCTTTCTCCAGAGAATCTAACTGAGTTTCCTTGTCCTCCAAGTctttctttataaaattaattttatcttcaGCTTCAGCTAATTCTCCATTCTTTTTACTCAGATCACTCTCGCAAAACTCTTTCAGTTctttcaactttttattttcctcaACGAGTTTCTCCATCTGTTTATTCAACTCATTAAGTTTTACTTCCACTTCTCTGTTAATCTCCAACTTTTTCTCCACAGAATCCAACTGAAGTTCCTTTTCCTCCAGGCCATTTTTAACAGAATCAAATTTATCCTTAACCTGAGCTAATTCTTCAttctttttattcaaatcatCTTCGCAAGACTCTTTCaattctttcaattttttattttcgtcttCAAGGACCGTGACAAGTTGTTCCAACTTTTCAAGTTTCAATTCCAACTCAGTTTTCACGCGCTCTTTCTCATCCAATTCACCCTTGATACTAGTAATAGTTTTCTTCGTTTCAGTTAACTCTTCATTAATATTGTACAAGTCTTCCTTGTAGTAATCTCTCGCCGCCTTCATCCTCTCATTTTCTTCATTATGTGCCTCCAActcttcatttaattttattacacgCTCCTGCTCCTCTTCATATTTAGCCTTCAACTCTGAATACTTATCCCGCAGTTCCTCCAGCTGATTTTCCTCGCCATCAACTTTATCATCAGCGAAAGTCAACGAAGTTTGAAGAGATTTATTTTCAACCGACTCACTGAAACTGGTTTGATTACTCTGAGTTGAAGTGGACGGCGAAGTCTGACAGTTATGGTCGCGAACTTCCTTATTGTCATCGCGCTCTTCACCAGCATCAAACTTGACACGTTGCTCCTTcaattcattataattattctggATCTCcctcaaattatttttcaattcctgaacctcgaaaatttttctcgaCAATTTTTCACTCACCAGATTATTATCTTTTTCGAGACTCGCCACTTTCTCTTCCAGCTCTTCTATCATATCACGAGCATCAGATGTCCTCTCTTTGATCTCAAGAACTGTTTCCTTAGTACTCTCTttgtacaattttttcaactcatcgtatttattttccagTTCGTGGAGCTGCTGGACCAGTGCTTTTATTTCTTCTCCCCGTTCTTGAATCAAATCTTCTTTCTGAGCCACAACCTCCTCAGCGTTTTCTAACACAGCATTTAAATCTGCTAGTTCTTCATCCTTGTGCGCTAATTCAATCTCCAGTTTATTGATCCGACATTCTTTGCCATCAATTTCATTACGCAGTTCAATGAAATCTTTCTTGGCTTGATCTAGTAAATTCTCATAAGATTTTTTCTTCTGCTTACACTGGTGCAGTTCCTGCTTCAACTGATTGACGTAGACTTCACTCCTATCTTCAATGCAAGAGTTTTCCAAAGTGGCAACAAGATTCATAGACACTTTTATTTGCTCTGCATCCAGACTTTGCTGATAGAGAGCTTTATTTCTTTCTACCAACGCTTCATCTTTctctttaattgttttctttaatttttcctTCAAAGAATCAACTTTCTGATTCAACTGTTTTATCTGAATTTCCATTTCATCTTTCGTAACATCCGCATCTGAATCATCGTCTTCATCCTCATCATCTTGTTCAGAACGTTTACGTTTACGGCTTTTGGCTGCTGCTGCTAATTGGTTCTTGTAATACGTCTCCAAAGTTTCCAGTTCCCATTCATAGAGAGTGCGATGCTCATCTTTGACATTATTAAGTCTTGATTGATGATCTTCTTCCATTCTCTTAATAACCGCGGAATAATATTTACTGATCTCGTCACGTGTTTCAAGATCTCTTTTAAAAGCAGAAGATTTCAtcttttcaatttctttacgtaaatttctattttcttCAACGAGTACTTCGTAGTCTTCAGCAGCTACATACGCACACTCTTCTTCAGTTGACTGCTCAACGATACTCTCAAGATCACATTCCGTAGCCGGTTCATCCCAATCAGTTGCAGTATCCGTGCTTTGCAAAACGAGATGGGAAAATCTTGTCTTAGATTTTCTgcgttttttcattttaggttgaatcactattttttttgccATGGCGGCAAAATTCAATACGTTCTGAGTCTCGATGTATAAATTTGGTGACGGATTCACGTTTACGACCAAAGCTATCGGTTCTTTTCCCGACAATGCGGTCTGGAATAGTCTAGTTAATTTTGATTCTCGGAATGGGCCAATTAGATCGCTCCGCTGCTGCTTCACTGTCTGAACATCAAAGATTGATTTTAAACAACGACCCAGTACCATAAGACTTGTGTTTATGTTCTTTGCTTCTTTCAAACGATCGCCCTGGTTTAGAGTTTTTTTCAAACGTTCAGATCCAGCTAAATCGCAGAATgtgaatctaaaaaaattaattaacaaattaattaatatcaattgttgtggtaaaaataaaaaaacagggtggccacaaagcaatgatttcaaaattccctgatatttcccggtttcccagtaaagtttttcacacttttccctgatttagaaattttattcgtatcatttagatattaaaagtttttattatattttcatttttaataattaaatttgataattaaatcatgcgaAAAACTATTCGATGTTAAATatgtataagttaaaatatttaataagaaattttataatttaaataaattcaaaatacactggttacaaaaattaagggatattaaaaaaatttcaagttttttagtaatttttaccagtttgtaa carries:
- the LOC130666615 gene encoding kinesin-like protein KIF20B yields the protein MNETNPDDLEMDKTLDPIRPSSLLTGEMSYIFGRDPSILSFGQRPGPSVEAKKNLYSVYEVEETQSETQASLDVSSAQTIKVYLRLKPFSKKPKLTSEQEDAYRITSSTSLLTKLPSQDNHTMSMRSSTIDLVCRKYTFTETFGPETSQAEFFNRVLQPQMPEFLEGHNATIMTYGTTNSGKSYTLQGTASEPGLIPRSLEYLFSHIIPTEIPNYKPLNHSEVIKLSSLEKQIEVENKSKLVSYGASDRNQYIDAFKKMQQVLKNEAGEMKSDMLSDNPCAVWISFAEIYNETIYDLLSNDSSQRRPALKLATDSHGATFIKGLKSIFVTSSCEAYQILMAGQYNLKVAATALNAHSSRSHCIFSIKLLRNLLNNDPKSVEMSTFTFCDLAGSERLKKTLNQGDRLKEAKNINTSLMVLGRCLKSIFDVQTVKQQRSDLIGPFRESKLTRLFQTALSGKEPIALVVNVNPSPNLYIETQNVLNFAAMAKKIVIQPKMKKRRKSKTRFSHLVLQSTDTATDWDEPATECDLESIVEQSTEEECAYVAAEDYEVLVEENRNLRKEIEKMKSSAFKRDLETRDEISKYYSAVIKRMEEDHQSRLNNVKDEHRTLYEWELETLETYYKNQLAAAAKSRKRKRSEQDDEDEDDDSDADVTKDEMEIQIKQLNQKVDSLKEKLKKTIKEKDEALVERNKALYQQSLDAEQIKVSMNLVATLENSCIEDRSEVYVNQLKQELHQCKQKKKSYENLLDQAKKDFIELRNEIDGKECRINKLEIELAHKDEELADLNAVLENAEEVVAQKEDLIQERGEEIKALVQQLHELENKYDELKKLYKESTKETVLEIKERTSDARDMIEELEEKVASLEKDNNLVSEKLSRKIFEVQELKNNLREIQNNYNELKEQRVKFDAGEERDDNKEVRDHNCQTSPSTSTQSNQTSFSESVENKSLQTSLTFADDKVDGEENQLEELRDKYSELKAKYEEEQERVIKLNEELEAHNEENERMKAARDYYKEDLYNINEELTETKKTITSIKGELDEKERVKTELELKLEKLEQLVTVLEDENKKLKELKESCEDDLNKKNEELAQVKDKFDSVKNGLEEKELQLDSVEKKLEINREVEVKLNELNKQMEKLVEENKKLKELKEFCESDLSKKNGELAEAEDKINFIKKDLEDKETQLDSLEKELEIKQKMEIEFEELKQQIEKLSNENKKLEELKETCENDLRKVKDELSEARRQADGIRNELEDKESQLESIEKKRELEGKLDIKLIEMEQKVEELSSENEEFKKSREIYETDLNCCREKHLPRIAELEKAVDEAEEVVKNLKSRISELEILRQELEESKKSLESKIEELEKTVREKDKEIYDLQKEIKGSIKLGATDDLEKELKQMIKERDEAKEKLSELDKLNKKLQTKNNNYDKDIEEMKSTVNYYKRELEILKDCEGRYRNTIDEKERELESFKKNRDEMVNKSENLIKKLQEDLEKEKREVKKFQDIFLVKGHTPRDKGDEFRAPSSDRAQLKLRENKPPKDTKEETSEDESVTERRGRRARKVLEPTSPNHNIPIVEISETESTRSTRKTTAKTSCPSTGKRQTRGRRLYTPIEDGVIVIPTTPEPLPSPASSTRSLRTRRNK